In Manis javanica isolate MJ-LG chromosome X, MJ_LKY, whole genome shotgun sequence, the DNA window TCTTTGGCTCAGGCATTGGCGCGTCCTGTGTCAGCCTCCTGACGCTGTCACATCACTCTGAGGGTGAGTAGCTCTTGGGGCAAAACATGAACTGAGCGAAGTGCTGAGCCTCAGGCCTTCCATGTTCCAAAGTGCCCAGCTCTATACCCTGGGAGCACCCAGGGGAAGCAGCCAGCCCTCTTCTACCAGCTCAGCATCCCTTTGGGGAAAAGTGAAAGGGAGCTGTTCCTCAAGGAGAAGGAGTAATTCCCCCAGtgtgagagagggaaggagggaatcCCACTTATATCTTGAGAGCGTAAGGTTCTCCTTCTGATGTGGGAGTCTTACCTGGGAGAGTGGGAGCAGAGTGCCTCTCTCTGCAGGGACAATGGTTCTTTTGGGACAGAGAAAATCTTTCCGTCTGGGAAGGACACATGGCTTCAGGGTAGAGATCTAGGGTGGAAATTAGTTTTTAGGTGTACAAAACACTCATCCCCTGCCTTTCTCTCTGAAGAACAAGTCTGTATAAGAAGGGAGCTGCCCTTAAGTGGGGAGACGGATCTGAAGGGAGGGTCACTAACCTGCGGGGTGGGCTTTTTCTGAGGGATGGCGATCTATTATCAGGCTCCAGACCTGCTTCCAGGCTGCACATCCCCCGCCCCTAGAGGGAGACTCTCATTTGTAGCCACAAGGAAAGCCTCTCCCCTTGCTGTGGGTCCTTCTGCTAGTGATGCTTCCAAGGGGGCTGAATAGGCCTTTTTCACGCAGTTCTCTTCACCTCTGGACTCTAGAGCACATTTTATCGCTGAAAGGCAAAGGTGAGCTTCTTGTGAAGGAGAGATCTTCCTGAAATAGCTACCGCTACCCTTCTCTGAAGTAAAGAAGTCTGTGGGAGAGGACATggtttttttcattgaaatcaATGCCCTGAGTTAGTGATATTCTCACAGGAAGACTTCCAGTGTCTCTCTGAAGAAGGCCTGTCTCtctgagagagaaaaatcacCTTCTCTGACCTAGAAATTCTGTCTCTGTCCCTCCAAGGACTATACTGGTGAGGGAAGACTAAGGTGGGCATCCTACCTTAGAGTGTGTTTCTAGGTGACAATAATGGGAACAGAAGTCCCTTTTTTCCACAAAGGAGGGTGAAGTGACTGGCTATAAGGATGCCTGTCTCTGAAAACATGAATGCTGCCTCCTCTGGTTGGAGACTATTGCTCTGGGAGGAGAAGGCCTTTCTTGGAGTGATTCTATACCCTCTCTAATCGGGAGCCTGCATCCCTGGAGGCCAGACTGCCTTAAAGATTTGTTCTCTCTGTCTTATTGTGTGTAATTGATTCATGGAGAACAATCTTCCAAAAAGGGAGGCTCTCTCCTAAGTAGTAGTCTatgtttctctcctttcctttccaccCATGAACATTGCCTTCCTCTCGGAGGAATGGAATAGTGTGCCTGAGGGCCAGATTCTCTCTTCCTTGGGAATGCTGGACCCAGGGAGAGAATGATACCCTTTTTTATTCCTGGGGGGTGGGAATCATCCACTTTTTTAGTTTGGGGGACTGGATCCCTCTCAGCTAGGGGAAAATCTGGATCTGAGGCATCACCAGCTTCAGGAATAGGAAAGTCTCTGTGGAGGCTCCAGACTGGGAGGACACGTTCCCTGGAGACTTTCAGACCCCAAGGCCTTTGCCCTCTGGAATCCTTTCCCAAACTCCCAGAATATGAGGCTCTCTCCTGCTTGCATTTCTCATCTCTCATGAAAAAGACCCCTTTGTGGTGGAAGTGCCAGCTCCCTGGTGGtgtgctggcacagagctgggcccagctgggcaggaagcaagAGGGGAAGACAAGGAGAGCTAAAGAGAGGGAGCATAAGGAAGTTGATATCTGGGACCCAAGGGGTTAATTCTTCCTGGCATTACCTTAACCCCCAAGTTACCAACCATCACCCCAGAACACGGAAGCAAGAAGCAGGCAGGGGACCAGTCAGGGAAGGGGCCTGGCAACCTCTCCTCTGGTCGTAACCCATCATCCCAGCCAAAAGGGTGGTTCTTTCCCCACAGTCTGTTCAACCCACAGGGCAGCCTCAGGAACAAAGGATTGAAGAGGTGTTTGATTTGTCGTTCAGGGACAGGTGAGGAAGGCCTAGACTGTGAGCAACTCAGCAGATCTGACCTGGTGCTGCCTATCTTCTGTAGGGCTTTTCCAGAGGGCCATCATCCAAAGTGGCTCTGCTCTGTCCAGCTGGGCTGTGAACTACCAGCCAGTGAAGTATACCAGCCTGCTGGCAGACAAGGTGGGCTGCAACGTGCTGGACACAGTGGACATGGTGGATTGTCTTCGGCAGAAGAGTGCCAAGGAGTTGGTAGAGCAGGACATCCAGCCAGCCCGCTATCATGTGGCCTTTGGCCCTGTGATTGATGGTGATGTCATTCCTGATGACCCTGAGATTCTCATGGAACAGGGCGAGTTCCTCAACTACGACATCATGCTAGGTGTCAACCAGGGTGAGGGGCTCAAGTTCGTGGAAGGGGTGGTGGACCCTGAGGATGGGGTCTCTGGCACTGACTTTGACTACTCGGTCTCCAACTTTGTGGACAATCTGTATGGCTATCCCGAGGGTAAGGATACCTTGCGGGAGACCATCAAGTTCATGTACACAGACTGGGCAGACCGTGACAACCCTGAGACCCGCCGTAAAACACTGGTGGCCCTCTTTACTGACCACCAATGGGTGGAGCCCTCGGTGGTAACAGCTGATCTACATGCCCGCTATGGTTCACCTACCTACTTCTACGCCTTCTACCATCACTGCCAGAGTCTCATGAAGCCTGCCTGGTCAGATGCAGCTCATGGGGATGAAGTACCTTATGTTTTTGGCATCCCTATGGTAGGCCCCACAGACCTCTTCCCCTGCAACTTCTCCAAAAATGATGTTATGCTCAGTGCTGTCGTCATGACTTATTGGACCAACTTTGCCAAGACCGGGTAAGGAGAAAGTTGGGGGTGGTTCTTCTTTGGGAGTTAAGCATGCCTTCCCCTCTGCTCCTCTGTCTAATCCTCTTGCATCACCTCCCTTCCTAAGATATTCCCCAAATTTTGCTTGGTGACCTTTCACTCCCGCACCCCCACTGCCCCCTTTCGAGTCTCTCATGTTATTTCTTTCCCTCAAAATTTTGTTAAGGTTCAAAAATTGGTTAGCATTAGGATTGAGCTGGAGTAAGTTACTGGCAGAACCACTGGATTCAAGGTTAAATGGTCGGAGGCCATGCACAGTGGGAATAAAGTACATTCAGAAAGAGCCTTTAAAGGGCTCTTGGGAAAACGGGGCAGCTGAAAAATTTGATGGATGCTCAGTAGCATGTGAGAAGAAAAATCGTCTACAGCATGATCTTACAGGatgggcacagggaaggatgGGACGGTTTCCATGATGCTGTCTGGGGCAGCAGGAGTTAAAGTCCTGGGGAAGAGGAGGGACATGGACAGAGGGAGGGGCCCTGAAAGTGATGGAAGTGGTGGGAAGTTTTGGACTGGGGAAGAGGTTCATGGGTGGGTGTGAGAGGAAGGATGCTGGGCCCTTTCCTTATCTGGGTAGAGTGGTGACCCCAGATTTCCATGTGGCATTTCAGGGATCCCAACAAGCCGGTCCCCCAGGACACCAAGTTCATTCACACCAAGGCCAACCGCTTTGAGGAAGTGGCCTGGTCCAAATACAACCCCCGAGACCAACTCTACCTTCACATCGGTCTGAAACCAAGGGTCCGTGATCATTACCGGGCCACTAAGGTGGCCTTTTGGAAACACCTGGTTCCCCACCTATACAACCTGCATGACATGTTCCACTATACGTCCACAACCACCAAAGTGCCGCCCCCGGATACCACCCACAGCTCCCACATCACCCGCAGGCCCAACGGCAAGACCTGGAGCACCAAGCGGCCAGCCATCTCCCCTGCCTCCGGCAGCGAGAATGCCCAGGGGTCCTGGAATGGGGACCAGAATGCAGGGCCACTCCTCGTGGAGAACCCTCGTGACTACTCAACTGAATTAAGTGTCACCATTGCCGTGGGGGCCTCCCTCCTGTTCCTTAATGTTCTGGCCTTTGCTGCCCTCTACTACCGCAAGGACAAACGGCGTCAGGAGCCCCTGCGGCAGCCTAGCCCTCAGAGGGGAGCCGGGGCCCCTGAACTGGGAGCTGCTCCTGAGGAGGAGCTGGCAGCACTGCAGCTGGGCCCCAGCCACCATGAGTGTGAGGCTGGCCCCCCCCATGACACACTGCACCTCACTGCGCTGCCCGACTACACGCTGACTCTGCGGCGCTCCCCGGATGACATCCCACTCATGACTCCCAACACCATCACTATGATCCCCAACTCCCTGGTGGGGCTGCAAACACTGCACCCCTATAACACCTTTGCCGCAGGGTTCAATAGTACTGGGCTGCCCCACTCACACTCCACTACCCGGGTATAGCTCCAGCCCGGAGCACAGCCTATCTCTTGGCTCCCTCCGTCCCAAAtccacgcacacacatgcacacacggatgcacacaaagacatgcacagacatataTGTATACGCACGCACCCACAGCCGACAGCAGACCCACCTGCACAAACACAGACAGATGTGGGCATGTGCCCGCATGTATAAAACCACAAACAAGGAAGCGAACCTGAGCAAACCCTTCAAATGGGGATGCAAATGAgtcctggggaaactgaggacccACAGACAAGCAGCTGAAACCAGCTCCCTGAACCTGACCACAGATACTCCTGGGGGCCCGAAAGCACCAGCTGGACACCCCCATGGTGCTCGCCTTCTGCCTCTTTTGGAACTGCACCACCAAACAACTCCAGACTTGGGAGCTTTAAAGAGCAGAGTAGTTCTTTCTCCCCCAGACTTGGTCTTTTTTCTGGgtcttgtttttgttgatttttaaacaaaaattttggAACAAATGTCTCTCCAACCCGTGAGTCCAAAGAGGCTCCAGAAGAGAGTGCTCTAGGCCCAGGTCCTTCTGGCTCACCTAATCCAACCAAGGAACATGACCCTCGGGAAAGAAACAGATTCAAGCGGGACCATGGGGTGGAAGCAGGAAGGGGCTACTGCTGGGTAGGGCCGGAGGGCTGGAGGGGAGAACTCTCCAGCCATCTCTGTGTCCCTGTGGAGAGCTTCAGAGACCACAGGGTGACCTGCTTCCCACCCGAAGGCCAGGAGCATTGGCCCGACCAGACCAGGGGACCTTAGATTTGGCAAATGAGGTTCTGTGGAGGCTGTGTCATTAGTGGGCCCCCTGGGTATTATCTGGGTTCTGCCTCTGCTCTTGGGGTAATGCTACCCAAAATTTGCCCCATTTTCTTTACAGAGTCTCTTTTGTGTCTGTCCTTTCTCTTTCAAAAAGGCAGTGATTTtgttgttggcttttttttttaaagaaaagttcttAAAACACTAACGGAAACCCATGGAGTTTGTCCTTTGTACAGATTTTAAACACAGTGTcttgatacaaaaataaaaaaccagtTAGCACTCCCAGCCTGCGTCCCTTCCACAGGCCTTGCTTGTCCCCACAGACCTCCCAGCATGGAGCCTCTGCAGACCCGGAATCGCAGCCTCCCTCTGCACCCTGCGCCTTTAAGCTGATACAAGTCTGGGCTGCACTCTGCTGGCCCCCACATGAAGGCCTTAATCATTCTTAATCAGGTTGCTGTCCCCAACCCACTTCCCAGGCCTGTCCCCCAACACTTTGGGTTCCTGAGACTAAAGTCTTCTCTCGGCACCTAGGGCCTCCTAAGGAAACAGCAAAAATAACGCTTCCTGCTCTGCACCGCTGCCGCCACCACCCGCTACTGCCACAGTCACCATTGCCACCACTCTGCCCTCATCATAGACTGGGTGCTGGGAGGAGGTTTGACCTCTAACATGTCCAAATTCTTCCTCCTATCTGAATCCAGAGCAGCATCAGATATGTGGACTTCCTGGCCGTGGGTGACTGACAGAGCAGgggccctctcctccccaggggtACTTGTTTCCTGTTGTGTGAATTAGAATTGGAGAAGTCACTGGGGCCCTGGGAGTAGTTTCTCTCCAGGATTGTGATCAGTAGCTCCCCATTAACCCTAGCAGAAAATTTGGTGGGGCTCCACAGGGTTAGCCTTTTGGTATTTCATATTATTCTCACTGACTTGAAGGATGGAACCAGGAGTCTGCTCATCAAGTGTGACAGTTGCACAGGGTTGCTGACACTTCAGAAACCAGTAATGTAACTCTTCAAAGTGACGCTGACCAAATGAGGGAGAGGAACCAACATGATAGGGTGATGTTCAGAGGGGACAAACACAAGGCAGTAGAGAAACACCAAAACCAAGAAATAACATACTGATAGGGTGCATGGGGATGACAGAGATGGGCAATGATTTGACATTGCCCAGTGGGTGACTTGACACAGTAtagttaaagaagaaagaacttgGGGGGAGGGTGTCAGGCTGGGTCCCAACTTGAGTAAGTCCATAGTGCAGAACtggttttctcttcccttcctccttctctcccttcctcccttcctttctcttttgcaaACCTAATGTGAATACTAgcatataataacaaaaatatagcaTGGAGTTGCTGGGAAGTAGAGGCTGAGTTTTGTAATTAGAAGTAACCTCAGAATCATTTAGTCCAACccacttattttataattggggaAATGGGCCCAGAAAAGCCCAATGTCACAGTGTTAGAAACATACCTAGAACATGGTGCAGTAATGTATGACCTTTCCCATGGTCCTCAGTTTTCCCCACCTTGCCTAGCATTGGTTAAGCCTTTTAAAACATCAGTGGGTCTGCTCTTGCTCAACACATTTTCAGCATATGTGGAAAAGCTGGAGAGGGTCTGTCTGTAGAAGAGCAAAAACAATGTACCAAAGgactaggttttttttctttttctttttctttttagaaaggaGGAAGCTGATGAGGTAACATCCAATAATTGTGGAGCACCTTTGTGGAGCATGTGACAAGTACACTAGATCATCTTCAAAAAGTTAACTCCTAAATAAGGACAGAGCTGAtgatctgttctccatttcttctgaaAATGATAGAGGGAAATGATTAAGTTAGACACAAGGAAAAACTTCGCTACAGATAGGAGATGATCATGGCTCTTACTGAGTCTTCAAAAACAGCTGCgaagttgaatgaatgaataacaagGAAAACACTGCTGTTCATCTTCCTGAAAGCAGAGGGCTGCTTTTACATGACCTTTTTAGGTCAATTCAGTGTCTGTTGTAATAATCCTTTGATTGTTCTGTCTCAGATATTGTCAAATTGGACCTCctctttcagtgtgtgtgtgtatgtgtgcatgtgtgtacctCTAAACTAGGAGAGTCTCTATTTGGGGAGTATTCAAACATCATATTTCCTCTAAGAACTCAAGGTGCTATAGCAAACCCAGCTCCAATCTATGGGGACCCATCAGTGAGAGATTATGATTGGCCTTCACACCTTTGAAAGGTTTGGGTGAAAGAGGTGACCTCCAAGATAGGCAGGGTTTCAATCTAATTGACAGTCAATGCTCTGCCTGGGTAGCTTGACTGTTTTCAGCCCCACTACTGACTGCCAGCCCTGAGCTCATCTCAAAAGCCCAGCTTGTTTGAAGAGGGAATGAGGATTTTATTTCTCATTGCAAAAATCTTTAGTGCCTAGACTGGGTCCAGCCTGCATCCCCAGATTTATCTGGTTTCTGTATTAATCCTTCAAAAAACTGGGCACAGCTATCTCAGCATCTGAACTTGTGGTGTATGTAAAGGGCCAGAGGCTGGTCACTGTAGAAATCTCCACAGGAAACGAGTATGGTTATCAAGACTTGGCCTGTAGGCCTGACCCTGTACTTGTTTACATACTATGAAAGATAGAAGATACCCCCTTTGGGATATATACAGTCAGGAAGACAAAACTGAATTATGACAAAATGAATGAAGTGCAAAATCTAGTATGTGACTTCAATTGTATGGTAACCATTAAAGGGGCTGAGAAATCGCAAGAAAGGCTATGGTGGGATTtggtgggcagtgtgtgtgtgtgtgcgtgtaatACTGGCCATTCCAAATTATGATAAAAGTGTCAGCCAGAGCATGGAGATGAGAAGGTCTAGACATGCTTGAAGAACAGTGAGGGGACTTGAGCAAAGTAGAGGGTTCAAGTTAAATGATGGGAAATCAGATTGGAAAGGCAGGTGGTGGAGGTCTTCATAACAGCAGAGGCATTTGGGTGTTATTGAAGGAGTGATGGACACACTAACTTTTTCTCTTGCTAATGGTTTTATAGAAAGAAGACACAACCCC includes these proteins:
- the NLGN3 gene encoding neuroligin-3 isoform X2, with the protein product MCLQLGPPSLSLSPKPTVGWSLCLTLWFLSLVLRASTQAPAPTVNTHFGKLRGTRVPLPSEILGPVDQYLGVPYAAPPIGEKRFLPPEPPHSWSGIRNATHFPPVCPQNIHTAVPEVMLPVWFTANLDIVTTYIQEPSEDCLYLNVYVPTEDGSGAKKQGEDLADNDGDEDEDIRDSGAKPVMVYIHGGSYMEGTGNMIDGSILASYGNVIVITLNYRVGVLGFLSTGDQAAKGNYGLLDQIQALRWVSENIAFFGGDPRRITVFGSGIGASCVSLLTLSHHSEGLFQRAIIQSGSALSSWAVNYQPVKYTSLLADKVGCNVLDTVDMVDCLRQKSAKELVEQDIQPARYHVAFGPVIDGDVIPDDPEILMEQGEFLNYDIMLGVNQGEGLKFVEGVVDPEDGVSGTDFDYSVSNFVDNLYGYPEGKDTLRETIKFMYTDWADRDNPETRRKTLVALFTDHQWVEPSVVTADLHARYGSPTYFYAFYHHCQSLMKPAWSDAAHGDEVPYVFGIPMVGPTDLFPCNFSKNDVMLSAVVMTYWTNFAKTGDPNKPVPQDTKFIHTKANRFEEVAWSKYNPRDQLYLHIGLKPRVRDHYRATKVAFWKHLVPHLYNLHDMFHYTSTTTKVPPPDTTHSSHITRRPNGKTWSTKRPAISPASGSENAQGSWNGDQNAGPLLVENPRDYSTELSVTIAVGASLLFLNVLAFAALYYRKDKRRQEPLRQPSPQRGAGAPELGAAPEEELAALQLGPSHHECEAGPPHDTLHLTALPDYTLTLRRSPDDIPLMTPNTITMIPNSLVGLQTLHPYNTFAAGFNSTGLPHSHSTTRV
- the NLGN3 gene encoding neuroligin-3 isoform X3 — translated: MCLQLGPPSLSLSPKPTVGWSLCLTLWFLSLVLRASTQAPAPTVNTHFGKLRGTRVPLPSEILGPVDQYLGVPYAAPPIGEKRFLPPEPPHSWSGIRNATHFPPVCPQNIHTAVPEVMLPVWFTANLDIVTTYIQEPSEDCLYLNVYVPTEDDIRDSGAKPVMVYIHGGSYMEGTGNMIDGSILASYGNVIVITLNYRVGVLGFLSTGDQAAKGNYGLLDQIQALRWVSENIAFFGGDPRRITVFGSGIGASCVSLLTLSHHSEGLFQRAIIQSGSALSSWAVNYQPVKYTSLLADKVGCNVLDTVDMVDCLRQKSAKELVEQDIQPARYHVAFGPVIDGDVIPDDPEILMEQGEFLNYDIMLGVNQGEGLKFVEGVVDPEDGVSGTDFDYSVSNFVDNLYGYPEGKDTLRETIKFMYTDWADRDNPETRRKTLVALFTDHQWVEPSVVTADLHARYGSPTYFYAFYHHCQSLMKPAWSDAAHGDEVPYVFGIPMVGPTDLFPCNFSKNDVMLSAVVMTYWTNFAKTGDPNKPVPQDTKFIHTKANRFEEVAWSKYNPRDQLYLHIGLKPRVRDHYRATKVAFWKHLVPHLYNLHDMFHYTSTTTKVPPPDTTHSSHITRRPNGKTWSTKRPAISPASGSENAQGSWNGDQNAGPLLVENPRDYSTELSVTIAVGASLLFLNVLAFAALYYRKDKRRQEPLRQPSPQRGAGAPELGAAPEEELAALQLGPSHHECEAGPPHDTLHLTALPDYTLTLRRSPDDIPLMTPNTITMIPNSLVGLQTLHPYNTFAAGFNSTGLPHSHSTTRV
- the NLGN3 gene encoding neuroligin-3 isoform X1; this translates as MCLQLGPPSLSLSPKPTVGWSLCLTLWFLSLVLRASTQAPAPTVNTHFGKLRGTRVPLPSEILGPVDQYLGVPYAAPPIGEKRFLPPEPPHSWSGIRNATHFPPVCPQNIHTAVPEVMLPVWFTANLDIVTTYIQEPSEDCLYLNVYVPTEDVKRISKECARKPNKKICRKGGSGAKKQGEDLADNDGDEDEDIRDSGAKPVMVYIHGGSYMEGTGNMIDGSILASYGNVIVITLNYRVGVLGFLSTGDQAAKGNYGLLDQIQALRWVSENIAFFGGDPRRITVFGSGIGASCVSLLTLSHHSEGLFQRAIIQSGSALSSWAVNYQPVKYTSLLADKVGCNVLDTVDMVDCLRQKSAKELVEQDIQPARYHVAFGPVIDGDVIPDDPEILMEQGEFLNYDIMLGVNQGEGLKFVEGVVDPEDGVSGTDFDYSVSNFVDNLYGYPEGKDTLRETIKFMYTDWADRDNPETRRKTLVALFTDHQWVEPSVVTADLHARYGSPTYFYAFYHHCQSLMKPAWSDAAHGDEVPYVFGIPMVGPTDLFPCNFSKNDVMLSAVVMTYWTNFAKTGDPNKPVPQDTKFIHTKANRFEEVAWSKYNPRDQLYLHIGLKPRVRDHYRATKVAFWKHLVPHLYNLHDMFHYTSTTTKVPPPDTTHSSHITRRPNGKTWSTKRPAISPASGSENAQGSWNGDQNAGPLLVENPRDYSTELSVTIAVGASLLFLNVLAFAALYYRKDKRRQEPLRQPSPQRGAGAPELGAAPEEELAALQLGPSHHECEAGPPHDTLHLTALPDYTLTLRRSPDDIPLMTPNTITMIPNSLVGLQTLHPYNTFAAGFNSTGLPHSHSTTRV